Genomic DNA from Methanobrevibacter wolinii SH:
CAGTATTTGATACAAGATTAAAAATTGGTAGATATTTATATGATGAATTTCCATTTGATGCAGATTTAGTTGTTCCTGTTCCTGATTCTGCTATTCCTGCTGCAATTGGTTATTCTCGTGCATCAGGTATACCTTATGGTGAAGGTTTAATTAAGAATAGGTATGTTGGAAGAACATTTATTATGCCAACACAAGAAGAACGTGAAATGGCTGTAAAACTTAAATTAAATCCATTGAAAAGTGGCCTTGAAGGTAAAGATATTGTTTTAATAGATGATAGTATTGTAAGAGGAACTACTTCTGCTGAATTAATAAATATTTTAAAAGAAGCAGGAGCTAATAAAATTTACTTACTTATTGGTTGTCCTCCTGTTGTTGCACCTTGTTTCTATGGTGTTGCAATGGCATCAAAAGAAGAACTTATTGCTGCTAATAATACTATAGAAGAAATGAGAGAGAAAATTGGTGCTAATGCATTAGGATATATTAGTATTGATTCTCTTGTTAAGGCAATAGGTATGGATAAAGAAGAATTATGTTTAGGTTGTCTTACTGAAGATTATCCAACTTATTTACCACATGATCTTGAAGTAGAAACCTATTATAAATTTTATTAAATATATAAAAATATTTATAAACATTTAAAATTTTTAATTTTTTATTTTATATTTTAACTAGTTATAATTAAACTTAGCTATTTTGATTGTAGTTTAATTTTTTACTATTTTTTTTAATTTTTATTAAATTTTAGGTATGATATTATGGTAGAATTACTTTCACCAGCTGGAGATTTTACATCTCTTACAGCAGTTTTAAAAAATGGTGCTGATGCAGTATATATTGGTCTTAAAGGAGTAAATATGCGTATAAATGCTAGTAATTTTAGTCTTCAAGATGTTAAAAAAGCATCAGATATTACACATGATTATGGTTCTAAATTATATCTTTGTACTAATACAATAATGAAAGATAAAGATATTTTAAGGTTAAATGAACAATTACCTAAATTAGCAGATGCGGATGTTGATGGACTTATATTATCTGATATTGCTTTAATAGAAGCTGTAGATAGTTATGGTATTGAACCACATATTAGTGTTCAAGAAAATATAAGTAATTCATATGTTCTAAAAACACTTAAAAAATTAGGAGCTACAAGAGCTATTCTATCAAGAGAATTATCAATCCCCGAAATTAAAAAAATATGTAAAAAATCTCCAATTGAAACAGAAATATTTATTCATGGTGCTATGTGTATGGCAATATCTGGTAGATGCTTTTTAAGCTATGGTTTATATGGTAGAAGTGCAAACTGTGGAGATTGCTTACAACCATGTCGTAAAAATTGGAAATTCACTTTTGACTATGAATCTAATGATAAAGTTATTAATAATAGTGATTTAAAAACTGATGAAGAATCATTTATTATTTCTGAAGCATATGATAATTCTTATAGGACTACATTTTTTTCTCCAAAAGATATGGCTATGATTGAACATATTCCTGAATTAATGGATACTGGGGTAGATGCATTTAAAATAGAAGGAAGAGCAAGATCTGCTGATTATTGTGCTACTGCAACAAATGTTTATAGAGAAGCTATAGATTTATATGAAAAAAATAGTAAAAATTATGTTTATAATCCTCAATGGATGGAAAGATTAAAAGAAGTCTTTAATCGTGGATTTGACACTGGATTCTATTTTAATACTCCATATGAATTAAGTGAAAATAATAAATCAAAGTATATTAAAAAAGATATTGGTAAAGTAGTAAATTATTATAATAAACCAAAAGTTGCAGAATTTAAGATTTGGGATGATTTAAAAATAGGGGATGAAATAATGATTCAAGGTCCTACAACAGGTTCTGTAAGATATACCATTGATTCTATGGAAATTGATAATAAAAAAATAAATCATGCACCTAAAGGAGTAAATGTAGGTGTAGCTATTCCTTATAAATTACGTGAAAGTGATTTTGTATATAAATTACTAAAACGTGAAGATGATAGTTAATCTAATTTATTTTAGATTTTTATGTACTGTTTAAATTATATATGTGGAATTAGTCTATTAAATTTAGATAGTATTAAAACGTGAAGATTATAGTTAATCTAATTTATTTTAGATTTTTTAAATTATAAATGTGAAATAAATTAGTCTATTAAAATTTAGATAAAATATTTTTATAAAAACTTTAATTGATAAACATATAATGGTGAACTATGACAGAAAAGAAGATAGCTATTTATGGTAAAGGTGGAATTGGTAAATCTACTACTGTAGCTAATTTATCAGCTGCATTAAGTATGGAAGATTTAAAAGTTATGGTAATAGGTTGTGATCCTAAAGCAGATACTACAAGAACATTATATGGTTCTAGAATACCAACAATTATACATACTGTTAAAGATAATAAGCATCCTAAATTAGAAGATGTAGTATTTAAAGGTTTCAATGATGTTTTATGTGTTGAGAGTGGAGGACCTGAGCCAGGTGTTGGTTGTGCAGGACGTGGTGTTATTGTTGCAATGAAATATCTTGAAAAATTAAATGCATTTTCTGATGATATTGATATAAGATTTTATGATGTACTTGGAGATGTTGTTTGTGGTGGATTTTCAGTACCTATAAGAAAAGATTATGCTGATGAAGTTTATATAGTTTCATCTGGTGAATACATGTCACTTTATGCAGCTAATAATATATGTCGTGGGATTAAAAAGCTTAAAGGCCGTTTAGGTGGAATTATCTGTAATAAACGAAATGTTGAAAATGAAGAAGATATTGTTAATGAGTTTGCTTCTAAAATAGGATCTAAAGTAGTTGGTGTTGTAGAAAGAAGTAATCTTATTCAAGATGCTGAACTTGATGCAAAAACAGTTGTTGAAAAATATCCTAATTCAGATGAAACTAAAAATTATAAAAAACTTGCAGATAATTTAATGTCTAATAATGATTATTGTATTCCTGAACCTATGGATGATGAAAAATTTGAAGACTTTTTCAAATCATTTATTATGAATTAAATATTATTTTAAATTCATCTGATAATTTACAATTTTTAATATTAGATTCATTTTTTAATTAAATTTTTAAAATCTTCTAAATTCATAAATTCAATATTTAAACTTTTATATGCATCTTTAACATTTTTTATAGCTTCTTCTTCATTTTTAAAATATATTAAATGTGAATTACAATTACAATCAGAACAACCAAAATTTGGAATTTCGACTCCTTTAGAAGAGATATTTTCTGCTAAATCACATTCTATTCTTTTTTTACTATCTGTAAATAATATTTCACTTATACTTGCATATTTACTTTTAAGTAAATAGTCTATATGCCAATGCATTTTTTTATTATCTGATAAATGTCTTTTAAGTCTTGGTATTAATGAATTCATTGCAGAACCTATATAAACATAATATCCTTTTTTGAATCTTAAATTATCATATAAACTTCCAATTTTTAAATTATCTTCCTTTGATAATGATATTATAAGACAATATGAACCTTTCATTTTTTTCACTTCTTTTATTAGAATTATATTTTAAAGAAATTAGTAATATTTATTTTAGTTTGTTTTTTCTTTATTTTTTGGAATTATTTTAAGAATTTAGTAATATTAATATTTGTTTTAGTTTTTTATTTTTGGCATTTTATTTTTAAGAGATTTTTAATATTAGTATTCAATTTAGTATATTGTTTTTTTAATTTTGGAATCATATAGGAAATTTTAATAAATCCTTTATTTAAATATTTATTTATAGAAAATTGTTTAAATTGATATAATATTAATTTAAATGTTTTTTTAATAATTATTTTTAGGTACTACTAAATTTAATTAAAATTTTATAATTTGTATGATTTAATTGAATTTTTTAGTATTTATTATATGAATTTTTAATAATTATTTAATGAATAAGGTTTTAGAGGATTTATATTTTTAATAATTATTTTAGATAAGGTTTGATGGTATTATTAAAATTTAGTGGTTTTAATTAATTAAATTCTATTTATTTAGGGTTTTATCTATTAAAATAATACATGAATATACTATTTTTAATTCTTATTTCTAATTGTTTATATAAATTTTTGAACTATTTAATTTAATAATTATTTTTTTATTGAGGTGTTTTATGTTAAATGGTTTTTTTAAGTTAGATTCTAACAATACTAATATTAAAACAGAATTTCTTGCAGGTTTAACTACTTTTTTAGCTATGGCTTATATTTTAGGTGTTAACCCTACAATGTTAAGTGAAGGTGGAATGCCTGCATCTGGTGTATTCTTCGCTACAGCACTTGCTTCTGGTGTTTCTTGTATTGTTATGGGTCTTATTTCAAAATATCCTGTTGGACTCGCTCCAGGTATGGGTATGAATGCATTGTTTACTTATACAATTATTATTGCTATGGGTAATCATTGGAATGTAGCTTTAGCTGCTGTTTTTGTTTCAAGTATTATATTTTTACTTATTACTATTTCTGGTTTAAGGGAAAGTATTCTTAACACTATTCCTATGGATTTAAAATTAGCTATTGGTGCAGGTATTGGTTTTTTCCTTGCATTTATTGGTTTAAAAGGTGCAGGTATAATTGTTTCTAGTCCATCAACTCTTGTTTCTATGGGTTCTTTATGTTCTGCTCCTGCTCTTTTAGCATTTATTGGTATTTTTATTACATTAATATTATATATTAAAAAAGTACCTCTTGCTGTTTTTGCAGGTTTAGTTATAACTGCTATTATTGGTTTAATCTTTACTTTATGTGGATTTATAGGACATGGTATTGTAATGCCTTCAGTTCCAACTCAATGGGTATCAACTAGTTTTGATGTTTCATTATTTGGATCATTTGTAAGTGGTTTTAAAGGATTATTCTCAAATATTCCTAATTTAATAATAATTCTATTTTCATTATTATTTGTTACTTTCTTTGATACTACTGGAACTTTAATTCCTTTAGCAAATAAATGTGGTTTTGTTGATGAAGAAACTGGTCATGTTGAAGGTATTGATAGAGCATTTTTAGGTGATGCTCTTGGTGGAATTATTGGTGCAATTTTAGGTACAAGTACATTAACTGCTTATGTTGAAAGTGCAACTGGTATTTCTTTAGGTGGTAGAACTGGTTTAACTTCAGTTTTCACTGGAATATTCTTTTTACTTTCATTATTCTTTGCACCTACAGTATTATCTTTATTCACTGCTCCAGTTACTGCAGCTGCATTAGTTATTGTTGGTATGATGATGATTTCTCAATTGAAAAATATTCAATGGGATAATTTAATGGTTACAGCATCTGTATTTATGACAATTATTATGATGATTTTAACTTATTCTATTTCAATTGGTATTGCATGGGGATTCATCACTTATGCATTTGCAAGTTTAGCAAATGGTAAAGCTAAAGAATTAGGTTGGTCTGTCTGGATAATGGTTGTAGTATTTATAATCTATTTATTTGTGGTCTATTAAATAGACCTTATTTTTTTTATTTTAATGAGGTATTTTTTTTATGAATTTTAAGATTAAAGCAAAAGGACATCCAAATGTAAGTGCTATGCATAAATCAACATTTGAAATTACTAAAGATCAAAATCTCACAAAGTCTGGGGATTGTATTATTGGTTTAGATATTAATAAATCTATGTTAGATTTTCCAGAAGATTTTAAAAATAAACTTAGAAATTCTAATACTAAAATAATTGTTAAATTAAAAACTGAAAATGCATCTGATGAGATTATTGGTTATGGTCATCCAGATTTACCATTAAATCATCCGACAGATTTGGTTTTTAGAAAAAGTAATTTTATTTGTTCAAGAACATTGATGATTAAAGCAAATAAAGCTTCTTGTGATTTAAATAGAGATTTAATTGAAGATCTTAAAGATTCTAAAGATTTATTTGTTGATATTATTTTAGAATGAAATTTTAATTTCTATTATCTAAATATTTTTTATGTGAAATTCTTAATTTTTCCATAAACTTTATATACTATAACAACTAAATAGTTAAATACTGTTTATTTAATTGTTTTTTTTAGATATGCGGGGATGGTCGAGTGGTCAAAGGCGATAGGTTGAGGGCCTATTGGGTTAGTCCCTTCGCGGGTTCAAGTCCCGTTCCCCGCATTTATATATGACTTTTTTTAGAATTTTATTTTTTGTTGTATTTTTTTGATATTTTTGGGTTTTTATTTTTTGTAGTATTTTTAGTGTTTTTTTTTTTGGAAATTGAATTTCTATTTTTTTATAATAATTTTAAAATACTTTAATCTTAAAAATTAAATTTAATAAATTTGTTTTAAAAATTAAATAGTTTTTTATAGTCTTATACTTTTTATTGTTTTTTGTTTTTTATGAATTTTAATTTGCTTATTTTATATATTTATACTTTTAATTAAGTTTAAGAATTATTTAAATACTTTAAATTTTATTTTTTCATAATTTTATTTTATTTAATATTTTTAAAAATGTAAACTTATTTAAAGATATAAATTAAAGATTATATTAATAAAGTTTATTTAGATTTTATAAATATTATTAAAATTTTTTTTAAGGTGATAAGATGAAGGCAGTTATTCCTGCAGCAGGTTTTGGAACTAGATTTTTACCTGCAACAAAAGCACAACCAAAAGAGATGTTACCTGTATTTGATAAACCAACTATTCAATATGTAATTGAAGAAGCAGTAGCATCTGGTATTGATGATATTTTAATTGTAACTGGTAAAAATAAAAGGTCTATTGAAGATCATTTTGATAAATCATTTGAACTTGAACATTCTTTAAAAGAAAAAGGTAAATTAAATGAATTAAGAAGAATTCAAGATATTACAGATTTAGCTGATATTACTTATGTACGTCAAAAAGAACAAAAAGGTCTTGGGGATGCAATTTATTGTGCAAGAAAACATATTGGTGGAGAACCATTTGCAGTAATGCTTGGAGATACTATAACTAAAGGAGATGTTCCTTGTACTAAACAATTAATTGATGTATATAAAAAATATAATTCTTCAGCTATTGCTGTTGAAAGAGTTCCTGATGAAAAAGTAGAAAGGTATGGTATTATTGATGGTAGACCAGTTGAAGATACTGTTTATAAAATAGATAAGCTTGTTGAAAAACCTGCTTTAAAAGATGCTCCAACAAATCTTGCTATTATGGGAAGATACTTTTTAACTCCGGATATCTTTGAACATATTGAAAACACTGAACCAGGTGTAGGTGGAGAAATTCAATTAACTGATGCACTTGCTAAATTAAATGTTATTTATGGTTCTATATTTAATGGTCATACTTATGATATTGGTAACCGTATGGAATGGTTAATGACTAGTATTGAATTTGCTCTTGAAGATGAAGAAGCTCATGATCAAATTTTAAATTATATGAAAGAAAAAGTAAAATCTGAATAATCTTGTTATATGTTATTTATGATTTGTTTTTTTAGGATTAATTAAATTTAAAATATTAATTTTTAGTTAAAATTAATTTTTAAATGGTTTTAATGTTTATTATTTAATTTTAATCTTTGCTTTTTTGGGTTTAGGTTGATTTTAAGTTTAATAATATTTTTAGAATTTAGTTTTAGTTAATTCTAATATTTGTGATTTAATATTTAATGTTTGTAGAATGTATTTAGTTATAATTGATTTTATTTAATATTAATTTTTGTAAAATATATTTAAACTATATCTGGAAGATAAAATGGAAACTCAAAGAATTTTAGTTACTGGTGGAGCAGGATTTATAGGTACTAATCTTGTTAATGAACTTAGAAGTAGAGGTCATGAAGTATTATCTGTTGATTTATTACATCATGAAGATGAAGCAGATTTATATTCTGATGAATATTCTGATTATGTAAGAGGAGATGTAAGGAATTATCGTCAAATTGAAAGAATATTTGAAGATAATGATAAATTTGATTATGTTTATCATTTAGCAGCAGAGTATGGTCGTTGGAATGGTGAAGCATATTATGAAAATTTATGGGAAACTAATGTTATTGGTTTAAAAAATATGATTAGACTTCAAGAAAAACTTGGTTTTAGAATGATTTCATTTTCAAGTTGTGAAGTTTATGGTGATTATAAAGGAATAATTACAGAAGATCTTATGGAAACACATCCAATTAATGAAACATATCAAATGAATGATTATGCTATTAGTAAATGGGCTGGAGAATTAATGGTTATGAATTCTGCTTCTATGTTTGATACTGAAACTGTTAGAGTAAGACCTCTTAATTGTTATGGTCCTCATGAAGCATATTCTCCATATAAAGGTTTTATCCCAATTTTTATTTATAAAGCATTACATGATTTACCTTATTCAGTTCATATGGGACATAAAAGAA
This window encodes:
- a CDS encoding peptidase U32 family protein yields the protein MVELLSPAGDFTSLTAVLKNGADAVYIGLKGVNMRINASNFSLQDVKKASDITHDYGSKLYLCTNTIMKDKDILRLNEQLPKLADADVDGLILSDIALIEAVDSYGIEPHISVQENISNSYVLKTLKKLGATRAILSRELSIPEIKKICKKSPIETEIFIHGAMCMAISGRCFLSYGLYGRSANCGDCLQPCRKNWKFTFDYESNDKVINNSDLKTDEESFIISEAYDNSYRTTFFSPKDMAMIEHIPELMDTGVDAFKIEGRARSADYCATATNVYREAIDLYEKNSKNYVYNPQWMERLKEVFNRGFDTGFYFNTPYELSENNKSKYIKKDIGKVVNYYNKPKVAEFKIWDDLKIGDEIMIQGPTTGSVRYTIDSMEIDNKKINHAPKGVNVGVAIPYKLRESDFVYKLLKREDDS
- the cfbC gene encoding Ni-sirohydrochlorin a,c-diamide reductive cyclase ATP-dependent reductase subunit, with product MTEKKIAIYGKGGIGKSTTVANLSAALSMEDLKVMVIGCDPKADTTRTLYGSRIPTIIHTVKDNKHPKLEDVVFKGFNDVLCVESGGPEPGVGCAGRGVIVAMKYLEKLNAFSDDIDIRFYDVLGDVVCGGFSVPIRKDYADEVYIVSSGEYMSLYAANNICRGIKKLKGRLGGIICNKRNVENEEDIVNEFASKIGSKVVGVVERSNLIQDAELDAKTVVEKYPNSDETKNYKKLADNLMSNNDYCIPEPMDDEKFEDFFKSFIMN
- a CDS encoding GIY-YIG nuclease family protein, with the translated sequence MKGSYCLIISLSKEDNLKIGSLYDNLRFKKGYYVYIGSAMNSLIPRLKRHLSDNKKMHWHIDYLLKSKYASISEILFTDSKKRIECDLAENISSKGVEIPNFGCSDCNCNSHLIYFKNEEEAIKNVKDAYKSLNIEFMNLEDFKNLIKK
- a CDS encoding NCS2 family permease, which translates into the protein MLNGFFKLDSNNTNIKTEFLAGLTTFLAMAYILGVNPTMLSEGGMPASGVFFATALASGVSCIVMGLISKYPVGLAPGMGMNALFTYTIIIAMGNHWNVALAAVFVSSIIFLLITISGLRESILNTIPMDLKLAIGAGIGFFLAFIGLKGAGIIVSSPSTLVSMGSLCSAPALLAFIGIFITLILYIKKVPLAVFAGLVITAIIGLIFTLCGFIGHGIVMPSVPTQWVSTSFDVSLFGSFVSGFKGLFSNIPNLIIILFSLLFVTFFDTTGTLIPLANKCGFVDEETGHVEGIDRAFLGDALGGIIGAILGTSTLTAYVESATGISLGGRTGLTSVFTGIFFLLSLFFAPTVLSLFTAPVTAAALVIVGMMMISQLKNIQWDNLMVTASVFMTIIMMILTYSISIGIAWGFITYAFASLANGKAKELGWSVWIMVVVFIIYLFVVY
- a CDS encoding DUF371 domain-containing protein, encoding MNFKIKAKGHPNVSAMHKSTFEITKDQNLTKSGDCIIGLDINKSMLDFPEDFKNKLRNSNTKIIVKLKTENASDEIIGYGHPDLPLNHPTDLVFRKSNFICSRTLMIKANKASCDLNRDLIEDLKDSKDLFVDIILE
- the galU gene encoding UTP--glucose-1-phosphate uridylyltransferase GalU; protein product: MKAVIPAAGFGTRFLPATKAQPKEMLPVFDKPTIQYVIEEAVASGIDDILIVTGKNKRSIEDHFDKSFELEHSLKEKGKLNELRRIQDITDLADITYVRQKEQKGLGDAIYCARKHIGGEPFAVMLGDTITKGDVPCTKQLIDVYKKYNSSAIAVERVPDEKVERYGIIDGRPVEDTVYKIDKLVEKPALKDAPTNLAIMGRYFLTPDIFEHIENTEPGVGGEIQLTDALAKLNVIYGSIFNGHTYDIGNRMEWLMTSIEFALEDEEAHDQILNYMKEKVKSE
- a CDS encoding NAD-dependent epimerase/dehydratase family protein; the protein is METQRILVTGGAGFIGTNLVNELRSRGHEVLSVDLLHHEDEADLYSDEYSDYVRGDVRNYRQIERIFEDNDKFDYVYHLAAEYGRWNGEAYYENLWETNVIGLKNMIRLQEKLGFRMISFSSCEVYGDYKGIITEDLMETHPINETYQMNDYAISKWAGELMVMNSASMFDTETVRVRPLNCYGPHEAYSPYKGFIPIFIYKALHDLPYSVHMGHKRIIDYVGDTVNTFANIVDNFIPGEVYNVGSKPEWEKDIKEYSDIVLDACGKDDSLVTYTPPEPFTTKVKTVDCSKAIRDLKHNPKVTPEEGIKKTVEWMKDYYRIE